The following are encoded together in the Carbonactinospora thermoautotrophica genome:
- a CDS encoding fumarylacetoacetate hydrolase family protein, with amino-acid sequence MRIARFSKDDTLRYGVVEGPPGEEEIAVVHGDPLYTALQFTGERHRLAEVKLLAPVIPRSKVLAIGRNYADHAAEMGSEVPPEPLVFLKPNTSVIGPGAEIVYPRQTQDLQFEGELALVIKRVCREVPRERVAEVIFGYTCANDVTARDLQRRDGQWWRAKGFDTFCPLGPWIETDLDPADLAITTTLNGEVKQSGSTKQMVFDVATLVSYVSEVMTLLPGDVILTGTPAGVGPMRAGDEVAVTIEGIGTLSNRVVSRD; translated from the coding sequence GTGCGCATAGCCAGGTTCAGCAAGGACGACACCCTCCGGTACGGCGTGGTCGAAGGACCGCCCGGGGAGGAGGAGATCGCGGTCGTCCACGGGGATCCGTTGTACACCGCGCTGCAGTTCACCGGTGAGCGGCACCGGCTCGCCGAGGTCAAGCTGCTGGCGCCGGTGATCCCGCGCAGCAAGGTCCTCGCGATCGGCCGCAACTACGCCGACCACGCCGCCGAGATGGGCAGTGAGGTGCCCCCCGAGCCGCTGGTGTTCCTCAAACCGAACACGTCGGTGATCGGGCCCGGCGCCGAGATCGTGTACCCCCGGCAGACCCAGGACCTGCAGTTCGAGGGCGAGCTGGCGCTCGTGATCAAGCGCGTGTGCCGCGAGGTGCCCCGGGAGCGGGTGGCCGAGGTGATCTTCGGCTACACCTGCGCCAACGACGTGACCGCGCGGGACCTGCAGCGCCGGGACGGGCAGTGGTGGCGGGCCAAGGGCTTCGACACCTTCTGCCCGCTGGGCCCGTGGATCGAGACCGACCTCGACCCGGCCGACCTCGCCATCACCACCACGCTCAACGGCGAGGTCAAGCAGTCCGGCTCGACCAAGCAGATGGTGTTCGACGTGGCGACCCTGGTCTCGTACGTGAGCGAGGTCATGACGCTGCTGCCCGGCGACGTGATCCTGACCGGCACCCCCGCCGGGGTCGGCCCTATGCGGGCGGGCGACGAGGTCGCCGTGACGATCGAAGGCATCGGAACTCTGTCGAATCGAGTGGTTTCCCGTGACTGA
- the serA gene encoding phosphoglycerate dehydrogenase: MSKPVVLIAEELSPATVEALGPDFEIRYCDGANRDELLPAIADVDAILIRSATKVDAEAIAAAKRLRVVARAGVGLDNVDVAAATKAGVMVVNAPTSNIVSAAEHAVALLLACARNIPAANAALKSGEWKRSKYTGVELIDKVVGIVGLGRIGALVAQRLAAFGMKILAYDPYVQAARAAQLGVRLVTLEELLREADFISIHLPKTPETVSLIGEEQLRLVKPSVRIVNAARGGIIDENALAIAIKEGRVAGAGIDVFASEPCTSSPLFEFDNVVVTPHLGASTHEAQEKAGIAVARSVRLALAGELVPDAVNVQGGTIAEDVRPGLPLAEKLGRIFTALAGGVAAQLDVEVRGEITQHDVKVLELAALKGVFTDVVEDTVSYVNAPVIAQERGVEVRLTTNAESPDWRNLVTVRGTLPDGKVVSVSGTLSGPKHIQKIVEIDGFDIELEPTEHMAFFRYEDRPGIVGIVGRVLGDHGINIAGMQVSRDFKGGHALMALTVDSAIPQPVLAEIMKAIDASNGRVVDLVE; the protein is encoded by the coding sequence GTGAGTAAGCCTGTCGTCCTGATCGCTGAAGAGCTGTCTCCCGCAACCGTCGAAGCCCTCGGCCCCGATTTCGAGATCCGTTACTGCGACGGTGCCAACCGTGACGAGCTGCTCCCGGCGATCGCCGATGTGGACGCGATCCTGATCAGGTCCGCGACCAAGGTCGACGCGGAGGCCATCGCCGCCGCCAAACGGCTCCGCGTGGTAGCCCGGGCCGGAGTCGGCCTGGACAACGTCGACGTGGCCGCCGCCACCAAGGCCGGCGTCATGGTCGTCAACGCGCCCACCTCGAACATCGTGAGCGCCGCCGAGCACGCCGTGGCCCTGCTGCTCGCGTGCGCCCGCAACATCCCCGCCGCGAACGCCGCGCTCAAGTCCGGGGAGTGGAAGCGCAGCAAGTACACCGGCGTGGAGCTGATCGACAAGGTCGTCGGCATCGTCGGCCTGGGGCGGATCGGCGCGCTCGTCGCCCAGCGGCTCGCCGCGTTCGGCATGAAGATCCTCGCGTACGACCCCTACGTCCAGGCCGCCCGTGCCGCGCAGCTCGGCGTGCGCCTGGTGACGCTAGAGGAGCTGCTGCGCGAGGCCGACTTCATCTCGATCCACCTGCCGAAGACGCCGGAGACGGTGAGCCTGATCGGCGAGGAGCAGCTGCGGCTGGTCAAGCCGAGCGTCCGGATCGTCAACGCCGCGCGGGGCGGCATCATCGACGAGAACGCGCTCGCCATCGCGATCAAGGAGGGCCGGGTCGCCGGCGCCGGCATCGACGTGTTCGCCAGCGAGCCGTGCACCTCCAGCCCGCTGTTCGAGTTCGACAACGTCGTGGTGACCCCGCACCTGGGCGCCAGCACCCACGAGGCCCAGGAGAAGGCTGGCATCGCCGTGGCCCGCTCCGTCCGGCTGGCGCTCGCCGGGGAGCTGGTGCCGGACGCGGTCAACGTCCAGGGCGGCACCATCGCTGAGGACGTGCGCCCGGGCCTGCCGCTGGCTGAGAAGCTGGGCCGCATCTTCACCGCGCTGGCCGGCGGCGTGGCCGCCCAGCTGGACGTCGAGGTCCGCGGCGAGATCACCCAGCACGACGTCAAGGTGCTGGAGCTGGCCGCCCTCAAGGGTGTGTTCACCGACGTGGTCGAGGACACCGTGTCGTACGTGAACGCGCCGGTCATCGCCCAGGAGCGCGGCGTCGAGGTGCGGCTGACCACCAATGCGGAAAGCCCCGACTGGCGTAACCTCGTCACCGTGCGCGGCACCCTGCCCGACGGCAAGGTCGTCTCGGTCTCCGGCACCCTGTCCGGGCCCAAGCACATCCAGAAGATCGTCGAGATCGACGGCTTCGACATCGAGTTGGAGCCCACCGAGCACATGGCCTTCTTCCGGTACGAGGACCGGCCCGGCATCGTCGGCATCGTCGGCCGCGTCCTCGGCGACCACGGCATCAACATCGCCGGCATGCAGGTCAGCCGGGACTTCAAGGGCGGCCACGCGCTGATGGCGCTGACCGTCGACTCCGCGATCCCGCAGCCGGTGCTCGCCGAGATCATGAAGGCGATCGACGCCTCCAACGGCCGGGTCGTCGACCTGGTGGAGTGA
- a CDS encoding WXG100 family type VII secretion target, translating into MGRFDEILNPGLPPRRYAPSSAPSAGGAGFQVQVEELEAMARAAEDVAEQAREGTAKLGTPTAAAARGLAGWATGEALTGCLAAWEDHLRRLGQDVAGTADKLRANARGYQQSDEAARHSFGGG; encoded by the coding sequence ATGGGACGATTCGATGAGATCCTGAATCCAGGGCTGCCGCCGAGGCGGTACGCCCCGTCGTCGGCGCCGTCTGCCGGCGGCGCGGGTTTCCAGGTTCAAGTCGAGGAGCTGGAAGCGATGGCCCGCGCGGCGGAGGACGTCGCGGAGCAGGCGCGGGAGGGAACCGCGAAGCTGGGCACGCCGACCGCGGCAGCCGCGCGTGGGCTGGCCGGATGGGCGACGGGGGAAGCGCTGACCGGTTGCCTCGCCGCATGGGAGGACCACCTGCGGCGGCTGGGGCAGGATGTGGCCGGTACCGCGGACAAGCTGCGTGCCAACGCTCGCGGGTACCAGCAGTCCGACGAGGCCGCGCGGCACAGCTTCGGCGGAGGGTAA
- a CDS encoding branched-chain amino acid aminotransferase, translating to MTTDANGAVTIEFKPTNEPLAASEREKILANPGFGQHFTDHMVVIQWSKGRGWHDAQLRPYAPLELDPATMALHYAQAIFEGLKAYRQEDGSIAVFRPWDNARRFQRSARRMAMPELPEDLFVEAIEALVRQDRDWVPTSPDHSLYLRPFMFATEIGLGVRPASEYLFLLIASPAGAYFPRGVKPVSVWLSEDYTRAAPGGTGEAKCAGNYAASLIAQAQAIEEGCDQVVWLDAVEHRWVEEMGGMNLFFVYGSGENARLLTPALTGTLLPGVTRDSLLTLARDLGYQAEEGRISTDEWRQGNQDGTITEVFACGTAAVITPVGSVKAASGSWTVGDGEPGPVTMRLRKALLDIQRGTAPDPHGWMHKIC from the coding sequence ATGACCACTGATGCCAACGGAGCGGTCACGATCGAGTTCAAGCCGACGAACGAGCCGCTGGCCGCGTCCGAACGGGAGAAGATCCTGGCCAACCCCGGCTTCGGCCAGCACTTCACCGACCACATGGTCGTCATCCAGTGGAGCAAGGGCCGTGGCTGGCACGACGCCCAGCTGCGTCCGTACGCGCCGCTGGAGCTCGACCCGGCCACCATGGCCCTGCACTACGCCCAGGCCATCTTCGAGGGGCTGAAGGCCTACCGGCAGGAGGACGGCTCCATCGCCGTCTTTCGGCCCTGGGACAACGCGCGTCGTTTCCAGCGCTCCGCGCGGCGCATGGCCATGCCCGAGCTGCCGGAGGACCTGTTCGTCGAGGCCATCGAGGCCCTGGTCCGTCAGGACCGCGACTGGGTCCCGACCAGCCCCGACCACAGCCTGTACCTGCGGCCGTTCATGTTCGCGACCGAGATCGGCCTGGGGGTGCGGCCGGCCAGCGAGTACCTCTTCCTGCTCATCGCCTCGCCCGCCGGCGCCTACTTCCCGCGCGGGGTGAAGCCGGTCTCGGTCTGGTTGTCGGAGGACTACACCCGGGCCGCGCCCGGCGGTACCGGTGAGGCCAAGTGCGCGGGCAACTACGCCGCCAGCCTCATCGCCCAGGCCCAGGCCATCGAAGAAGGCTGCGACCAGGTCGTCTGGCTCGACGCGGTGGAGCACCGCTGGGTCGAGGAGATGGGCGGGATGAACCTGTTCTTCGTGTACGGCTCAGGCGAGAACGCCCGGCTGCTCACCCCCGCCCTCACCGGCACCCTGTTGCCCGGCGTGACCCGGGACTCCCTGCTCACCCTCGCCCGGGACCTGGGCTACCAGGCCGAGGAGGGGCGCATCTCCACCGACGAGTGGCGGCAGGGCAACCAGGACGGCACCATCACCGAGGTCTTCGCCTGCGGCACCGCCGCCGTGATCACGCCGGTGGGCTCGGTCAAGGCGGCCAGTGGCTCCTGGACCGTCGGCGACGGCGAGCCCGGCCCGGTCACCATGCGGCTGCGCAAGGCGCTGCTCGACATCCAGCGCGGCACCGCCCCCGACCCGCACGGCTGGATGCACAAGATCTGTTGA
- the cimA gene encoding citramalate synthase, with protein sequence MAPLDDSFHVFDTTLRDGAQREGINLSVADKLAIARHLDDFGVGFIEGGWPGANPKDTEFFRRARTELELKHAQLVAFGSTRRAGGRAADDPLVAALRDAEAPAVCLVAKSDIRHVERALRTTAEENLEMIRDTVSHLCAEGRRVFLDCEHFFDGYRYDPAYATRVVETAAEAGADVVVLCDTNGGMLPFQVEEIVAEVLAATGVRLGIHAQDDTGCAVANTIAAVRSGATHVQCTANGYGERVGNANLFSVVGNLQLKMGLQVVPPGCLEQATRIAHAIAEIANLTPATHQPYVGTSAFAHKAGLHASAIKVDPDLYQHVDPALVGNDMRVLVSGMAGRASVELKGKELGFDLSGEKQTLGRIVERVKDLEARGFTFEAADASFELLLREELDGSRPRFFELESWRVIVEQRGDSGEPVSEATVKLHAKGERIVATAEGNGPVNALDCALRLALERMYPDLAQLELVDYKVRILEGSHGTGAVIRILMETTDGETEWSTVGVDENVIAASWQALEDAVTYGLLRQGHGAR encoded by the coding sequence ATGGCACCTCTCGACGACAGCTTCCACGTCTTCGACACCACCCTCCGCGACGGCGCGCAGCGCGAGGGCATCAACCTCTCCGTGGCCGACAAGCTCGCGATCGCGCGGCACCTGGACGACTTCGGGGTCGGGTTCATCGAGGGGGGCTGGCCGGGGGCCAACCCCAAGGACACCGAGTTCTTCCGGCGCGCCCGCACCGAGCTGGAGCTGAAGCACGCGCAGCTCGTCGCGTTCGGCTCCACCCGCCGCGCCGGCGGCAGGGCGGCCGACGATCCGCTGGTCGCAGCGCTCCGCGACGCCGAGGCCCCGGCCGTCTGCCTGGTCGCCAAGTCCGACATCCGGCACGTGGAGCGGGCGTTGCGCACCACCGCGGAGGAGAACCTGGAGATGATCCGGGACACCGTCAGCCACCTGTGCGCCGAGGGACGGCGGGTGTTCCTGGACTGTGAGCACTTCTTCGACGGGTACCGGTACGACCCGGCGTACGCGACCCGCGTCGTCGAGACCGCCGCCGAGGCCGGGGCGGACGTGGTCGTGCTGTGCGACACCAACGGCGGCATGCTGCCGTTCCAGGTGGAGGAGATCGTCGCCGAGGTGCTGGCCGCGACCGGGGTGCGGCTCGGCATCCACGCCCAGGACGACACCGGCTGCGCGGTCGCCAACACCATCGCGGCGGTCCGTAGCGGCGCCACCCACGTGCAGTGCACCGCCAACGGGTACGGCGAGCGGGTCGGCAACGCCAACCTGTTCTCGGTCGTCGGCAACCTGCAGCTCAAGATGGGCCTGCAGGTCGTGCCGCCCGGGTGCCTGGAGCAGGCGACCCGGATCGCCCACGCGATCGCCGAGATCGCCAACCTGACCCCGGCCACCCACCAGCCGTACGTCGGCACCTCGGCCTTCGCCCACAAGGCCGGCCTGCACGCCTCCGCCATTAAGGTGGACCCCGACCTGTACCAGCACGTCGACCCGGCCCTGGTCGGCAACGACATGCGCGTGCTGGTCTCCGGCATGGCCGGCCGCGCCTCGGTCGAGCTGAAGGGCAAGGAGCTGGGGTTCGACCTGTCCGGCGAGAAGCAGACCCTGGGCAGGATCGTCGAGCGGGTGAAGGACCTGGAGGCGCGTGGCTTCACGTTCGAGGCCGCCGACGCCTCCTTCGAGCTGCTCCTCCGCGAGGAGCTGGACGGCTCCCGGCCGCGGTTCTTCGAGCTGGAGTCCTGGCGGGTCATCGTCGAGCAGCGGGGGGATTCCGGCGAGCCGGTCAGCGAGGCCACCGTCAAGCTGCACGCCAAGGGCGAGCGGATCGTCGCCACCGCCGAGGGCAACGGCCCGGTCAACGCGCTGGACTGCGCCCTGCGGCTCGCGCTGGAGCGGATGTACCCGGACCTGGCGCAGCTGGAGCTGGTCGACTACAAGGTCCGCATTCTGGAGGGCTCGCACGGCACTGGCGCGGTCATCCGGATCCTCATGGAGACCACCGACGGGGAGACCGAGTGGTCGACGGTCGGCGTGGACGAGAACGTCATCGCCGCCTCCTGGCAGGCTCTGGAGGACGCCGTCACGTACGGCCTGCTGCGTCAGGGGCATGGGGCGCGATGA
- a CDS encoding 3-isopropylmalate dehydrogenase produces MARSVNLAVIPGDGIGPEVVAEGLKVLHAAVPGDVKFEITEYDLGARRWHRTGETLPDTVLEELRGHDAILLGAIGDPGVPSGVLERGLLLKLRFAFDHHVNLRPARLYPGVTSPIQARLDERGPDYRVDFVVVREGTEGPYVGNGGSLRTGTPHEIATEVSVNTAYGIERVVRDAYRRASARERKKLTLVHKTNVLVHAGGLWYRIFQRVGEEFPDVTTDYLHVDAATIFLTTDPGRFDVIVTDNLFGDIITDLAAAVTGGIGLAASGNLDVSGANPSMFEPVHGSAPDIAGTGKADPTATVLSVALMLEHLELTDAARRIEAAVAADLAERGGQQRSTSQIGDAIAARVAG; encoded by the coding sequence ATGGCTCGCAGCGTCAATCTGGCAGTCATTCCCGGCGACGGCATCGGCCCTGAGGTGGTGGCCGAGGGGCTCAAGGTCCTCCACGCCGCGGTACCGGGCGACGTGAAGTTCGAGATCACCGAGTACGACCTGGGCGCGCGCCGCTGGCACCGGACCGGCGAGACGCTGCCCGACACGGTGCTCGAGGAGCTGCGCGGCCACGACGCGATCCTGCTCGGCGCCATCGGCGACCCGGGCGTGCCGAGCGGCGTGCTGGAGCGGGGGCTTCTGCTCAAGCTGCGGTTCGCGTTCGACCACCACGTGAACCTGCGCCCGGCCAGGCTGTACCCGGGGGTGACCTCGCCGATCCAGGCCCGCCTCGACGAGCGCGGCCCGGACTACCGGGTGGACTTCGTCGTCGTCCGCGAGGGCACCGAGGGCCCGTACGTGGGCAACGGCGGCTCCCTGCGCACCGGCACCCCGCACGAGATCGCGACCGAGGTCAGCGTCAACACCGCCTACGGCATCGAGCGCGTCGTCCGGGACGCGTACCGGCGGGCGAGCGCGCGCGAGCGCAAGAAGCTCACCCTGGTGCACAAGACGAACGTGCTCGTGCACGCCGGCGGGCTCTGGTACCGGATCTTCCAGCGGGTCGGCGAGGAGTTCCCGGACGTCACCACCGACTACCTGCACGTGGACGCGGCCACGATCTTCCTCACCACCGATCCCGGCCGGTTCGACGTGATCGTCACCGACAACCTGTTCGGCGACATCATCACCGACCTCGCCGCCGCGGTGACCGGCGGCATCGGCTTGGCCGCCAGCGGCAACCTCGACGTGAGCGGTGCGAACCCGTCGATGTTCGAGCCCGTCCACGGCTCGGCGCCGGACATCGCCGGCACCGGTAAGGCCGACCCCACCGCGACCGTGCTCTCGGTCGCCCTGATGCTGGAGCATCTGGAGTTGACCGACGCCGCTCGCAGGATCGAGGCGGCCGTCGCCGCCGACCTCGCTGAGCGGGGCGGGCAGCAGCGGTCCACGAGCCAGATCGGCGACGCCATCGCAGCCCGAGTAGCCGGCTGA
- a CDS encoding alpha/beta hydrolase, protein MVTLPQLRDAKLDALDDAASAWFRCAELFERLEQRYARHVLAAIQHSGWTGDAADDARRRIDAQYDRLHAAAIELNNVGTALESARETFTAAQRALRQALDDAESGGFAVGDDGSVSWPPGHPDDQAAFREQAEQIAERIRRALAEATRQDESVASALRRLASAVHGIGLTDGEQEQRLAADARLVAELAGGVDASRIPPPGTDPQRVADWWKGLSEAEREQYLHAYPDRVGMLDGLPAVARDEANRSLLEQRLAELRGRRDRLSGEEEKILRGLEQIETQLERSALDPKALPLYVLGLDTRGDGRAIVAVGNPDTAKHTAVVVPGLGTELNDIGGQIGRARRLARAADDMTPERGDVAAIAWLGYDAPELHNVAGGGRAETGAPELDRFVDGIRAVHGSEHRHVTVVGHSYGSTVVGEAAKRPGGLAADDLIVAGSPGMRVDNIDQLQIERRHVWAGSAEGDRVSGFLGNFSHGPEPHEKDFGANRYVVDTEGHSDYWKDNSESLRNQARIVVGKYQEVSLEHGERPEDWSPSG, encoded by the coding sequence GTGGTCACGTTGCCGCAGTTACGTGACGCGAAGCTGGACGCGTTGGACGACGCCGCATCCGCCTGGTTCCGGTGCGCCGAGCTGTTCGAGCGGCTGGAGCAGCGGTACGCGCGGCACGTGCTCGCCGCGATCCAGCACAGTGGATGGACCGGTGACGCGGCCGACGACGCCCGACGGCGTATCGACGCCCAGTACGACCGGCTCCATGCCGCGGCCATCGAGCTGAATAACGTCGGGACCGCCCTGGAATCGGCTCGGGAGACCTTCACCGCCGCACAGCGCGCGCTGCGACAGGCCCTGGACGACGCCGAGAGCGGTGGCTTCGCCGTCGGCGACGACGGATCGGTGAGCTGGCCCCCTGGCCATCCGGACGACCAGGCCGCGTTCCGCGAGCAGGCTGAGCAGATCGCCGAACGCATCCGACGGGCGCTTGCCGAGGCGACTCGGCAGGACGAGTCGGTGGCCAGCGCGTTGCGCCGGCTTGCCAGCGCCGTCCACGGGATCGGCCTCACCGACGGGGAGCAGGAACAGCGGCTCGCCGCGGACGCTCGGCTCGTCGCCGAGCTGGCCGGCGGGGTCGACGCCAGCCGGATCCCGCCCCCGGGGACGGACCCCCAGCGCGTCGCGGACTGGTGGAAGGGCTTGAGCGAGGCTGAGCGGGAACAGTACCTCCACGCGTACCCGGATCGGGTCGGCATGCTGGACGGCCTGCCCGCGGTGGCGCGCGACGAGGCCAACCGCAGCCTGCTCGAGCAGCGGTTGGCGGAGCTGCGCGGCCGCCGGGACCGGCTCAGCGGCGAGGAGGAGAAGATCCTCCGCGGCCTGGAGCAGATCGAGACACAGCTCGAACGCTCGGCCCTGGACCCGAAGGCCCTGCCGTTGTACGTCCTGGGCCTGGACACCCGCGGGGACGGGCGGGCCATCGTGGCGGTGGGCAACCCCGACACCGCGAAACACACCGCCGTGGTGGTGCCCGGGCTCGGCACGGAACTGAACGACATAGGCGGCCAGATCGGCCGGGCCCGTAGGCTCGCACGGGCCGCCGACGACATGACGCCAGAACGCGGCGACGTGGCCGCGATCGCCTGGCTAGGTTATGACGCGCCGGAACTGCACAACGTGGCCGGCGGCGGTCGGGCCGAGACGGGTGCGCCCGAGCTGGACCGGTTCGTCGACGGCATCCGGGCCGTGCACGGCTCCGAACACCGGCATGTGACCGTGGTCGGCCACAGTTACGGCAGCACAGTGGTGGGTGAGGCTGCGAAGCGTCCCGGTGGTCTCGCCGCGGACGACCTGATTGTCGCCGGTAGTCCAGGGATGCGCGTGGACAACATCGACCAGTTGCAGATCGAACGGCGCCATGTCTGGGCGGGTTCGGCCGAGGGTGACCGCGTGTCCGGATTCCTCGGCAACTTCTCGCACGGGCCGGAGCCGCACGAGAAGGATTTCGGTGCGAACCGGTACGTGGTCGATACCGAAGGGCACAGCGATTACTGGAAGGACAACAGCGAGAGCCTGCGTAACCAGGCGCGCATCGTCGTGGGCAAGTACCAGGAGGTCAGTCTGGAGCATGGCGAGAGGCCGGAGGATTGGAGCCCGTCGGGATGA
- the gltX gene encoding glutamate--tRNA ligase: MTDAASADVSRRVRVRFCPSPTGNPHVGIIRTALFNWAFARHHGGVFVFRIEDTDAARDSEESYQALLDAMRWLGLDWDEGPEVGGPYGPYRQSQRMEIYAEVSRKLLEGGYAYHCYCTPEELEERRERARAEGRPPGYDGHCRELTDEQVARYRAEGREPVVRFRMPDRTITFTDLVRGEVTFEAEHVPDYVLVRANGHPLYTLVNPVDDALMRITHVLRGEDLLSSTPRQIALYEALAAIGVSDGTLPEFGHLPYVMGEGNRKLSKRDPESSLNLYRERGFLPEGLLNYLALLGWSIGDDRELFTLAEMVEKFDISRVNPNPARFDMKKCEAINAARLRQLDTEDLARRIVPYLQGAGVLGKEITPEQEKTLIAAVPLVQERMVVLSDAVGMLGFLFLDEDRFAVDEQDAAKVLTPDARPALEAAHKALTGLDAWTKDAIEGVLREALVEGLGLKPKHAFTPVRVAVTGRRVSPPLFESLELLGRDRTLGRIRRALDSIDG, from the coding sequence GTGACTGACGCGGCTTCCGCTGATGTTTCCCGCCGGGTCCGCGTGCGGTTCTGCCCGTCCCCGACCGGCAACCCGCACGTGGGCATCATCCGTACGGCCCTGTTCAACTGGGCGTTCGCGCGCCACCACGGCGGCGTGTTCGTGTTCCGGATCGAGGACACCGACGCCGCCCGTGACTCGGAGGAGTCCTACCAGGCGTTGCTCGACGCCATGCGCTGGCTCGGCCTGGACTGGGACGAGGGCCCCGAGGTGGGTGGCCCGTACGGCCCGTACCGGCAGTCGCAGCGGATGGAGATCTACGCCGAGGTCTCCCGCAAGCTGCTCGAGGGCGGCTATGCGTACCACTGCTACTGCACGCCGGAGGAGCTGGAGGAGCGCCGCGAGCGGGCGCGCGCCGAGGGCCGCCCGCCTGGATACGACGGGCACTGCCGGGAGCTCACGGATGAGCAGGTCGCCCGGTACCGGGCCGAGGGCCGCGAGCCGGTCGTGCGGTTCCGGATGCCGGACCGGACGATCACCTTCACCGACCTGGTCCGCGGCGAGGTGACCTTCGAGGCCGAGCACGTGCCGGACTACGTGCTCGTGCGGGCCAACGGCCACCCGCTGTACACGCTGGTCAACCCGGTCGACGACGCGCTCATGCGGATCACCCACGTGCTGCGCGGCGAGGACCTGCTGTCCTCCACGCCGCGGCAGATCGCGCTGTACGAGGCGCTGGCCGCGATCGGGGTCAGCGACGGCACGCTGCCGGAGTTCGGCCACCTGCCGTACGTGATGGGCGAGGGCAACCGGAAGCTGTCCAAGCGGGACCCGGAGTCGTCGCTGAACCTGTACCGGGAGCGCGGCTTCCTGCCCGAGGGCCTGCTCAACTACCTCGCCCTGCTGGGCTGGTCGATCGGGGACGACCGGGAGCTGTTCACGCTGGCGGAGATGGTCGAGAAGTTCGACATCTCCCGCGTGAACCCCAACCCGGCGCGTTTCGACATGAAGAAGTGCGAGGCGATCAACGCGGCCCGGCTGCGCCAGCTCGACACCGAGGACCTGGCCCGTCGCATCGTCCCGTACCTGCAGGGCGCCGGCGTGCTCGGCAAGGAGATCACGCCCGAGCAGGAGAAGACCCTGATCGCCGCCGTGCCCCTGGTGCAGGAGCGGATGGTGGTGTTGTCCGACGCGGTGGGCATGCTCGGCTTCCTGTTCCTCGACGAGGACCGGTTCGCCGTCGACGAGCAGGACGCGGCCAAGGTGCTCACCCCGGACGCCCGGCCCGCGTTGGAGGCGGCCCACAAGGCCCTCACCGGGTTGGACGCCTGGACCAAGGACGCCATCGAGGGCGTCCTGCGGGAGGCGCTGGTCGAGGGGCTGGGGCTGAAGCCCAAGCACGCCTTCACCCCGGTCCGGGTGGCCGTTACCGGCCGGCGGGTGTCGCCGCCGCTGTTCGAGTCGCTGGAACTGCTGGGCCGGGACCGTACGCTGGGCCGGATTCGGCGGGCGCTGGACTCCATAGACGGGTGA
- the ilvC gene encoding ketol-acid reductoisomerase — protein MAELFYDDDADLSIIQNRHVAVLGYGSQGHAHALSLRDSGVDVRVGLPENSKSRPKAEEEGLRVVTPYEACEEADLIMVLTPDPVQRKVYEEAIAPNLAEGNALFFGHGFNIRYGFVKPPAGVDVCMVAPKGPGHLVRRQFVAGRGVPCLVAVEQDASGSAWDLVLSYAKGIGGTRAGAIKTTFKEETETDLFGEQAVLCGGVSALIQAGFETLVEAGYQPEVAYFECLHEMKLIVDLMYEGGISKMRWSVSETAEYGDYVSGPRIITEQTRAEMKQILAEIQDGTFAKKWIEEYDAGLPNYTKYAEEGRNHPIEKTGAELRKMMSWIKDED, from the coding sequence GTGGCCGAGCTGTTCTACGACGACGACGCCGACCTGTCGATCATCCAGAACCGCCACGTCGCGGTCCTCGGCTACGGCAGCCAGGGCCACGCCCACGCGCTCTCGCTGCGTGACTCGGGTGTCGACGTCCGGGTCGGCCTGCCCGAGAACTCGAAGAGCCGACCCAAGGCCGAGGAGGAGGGCCTGCGGGTCGTGACCCCGTACGAGGCGTGTGAGGAAGCGGACCTGATCATGGTCCTCACGCCCGACCCGGTCCAGCGCAAGGTGTACGAGGAGGCCATCGCACCGAACCTGGCCGAGGGTAACGCGCTGTTCTTCGGCCACGGCTTCAACATCCGGTACGGCTTCGTCAAGCCGCCGGCGGGCGTCGACGTCTGCATGGTCGCGCCGAAGGGCCCCGGCCACCTGGTCCGCCGTCAGTTCGTCGCCGGCCGCGGCGTCCCCTGCCTGGTCGCCGTCGAACAGGACGCGTCCGGGTCGGCATGGGACCTCGTCCTCTCCTACGCCAAGGGCATCGGCGGCACCCGGGCCGGCGCCATCAAGACCACCTTCAAGGAGGAGACCGAGACCGACCTGTTCGGCGAGCAGGCCGTTCTGTGCGGCGGCGTGTCAGCGCTGATCCAGGCCGGGTTCGAGACGCTCGTCGAGGCCGGGTACCAGCCGGAGGTCGCCTACTTCGAATGCCTGCACGAGATGAAGCTCATCGTCGACCTCATGTACGAGGGCGGCATCTCGAAGATGCGCTGGTCGGTCTCGGAGACCGCGGAGTACGGCGACTACGTCAGCGGCCCGCGCATCATCACCGAGCAGACCAGGGCGGAGATGAAGCAGATCCTGGCTGAGATCCAGGACGGCACCTTCGCCAAGAAGTGGATCGAGGAGTACGACGCCGGCCTGCCCAACTACACGAAGTACGCCGAGGAGGGCCGCAACCACCCGATCGAGAAGACGGGCGCGGAGCTGCGCAAGATGATGAGCTGGATCAAGGACGAGGACTGA